The Kineococcus radiotolerans SRS30216 = ATCC BAA-149 genomic interval CCGCCCGCCCGGGTGCGGCTCAACGTCGCCCAGGAGGCCGCCGTCCTGCAGGTCTCCTGGGGCGCGATGCTCGAGGTCGCCGGCCGCGGGGCCGACGCCTGGCCGCACTACGCCACCGCCCTGTCCCGGGCCGCCCTCATGCGGGCCCTGGCCCTGGAGGTCGACTACCCCGAGATGCACGCCCGGGCCGAGGCCATCGAGGCGTTCGTCCTCATGCGCACCGGCGACACCGCGCTGGCCGAGGGCCGGCTGCGACCGGCGATGGCCGCGTTCCGGCTGCGCGAGGAGCTCGCCGAGACCCAGATCGCCCGCATCGCGCTGGCCATGGCCAGCTCCGACGCCGGCCACCGCACCGAGGCCGCCGACCTCCTCGCCGCCGTCCAGCGGGTGTCCTCCTCGACCCAGCTCGACGTCTGGGGCCTCACCGCGCTCGCCGTCCGGGCCCGCAACGCCGTCCAGCACGACGGGCGCAACGAGGCCGCCGACGCCCTCGAGCTCCTCGCCCAGATCTCGCTGTCGCGGCTGTGGGAGGACCGGGAGAGCCGCTTCGAGGCGCTGCAGGACCGCATCCAGCAGCGCGAGATGGCCGAGCAGCACGAACGCATCGGCCGCGCCGCCCTCGTCGACCCCATGACGGGCCTGGGCAACCGGCGCCGGCTCCAGCAGGTCCTCGAACGCCCCGACCAGCGCTTCAGCGCCGTCCTGCTCGACGTCGACCGCTTCCGCGCCGTCAACGAGGAGCACGGCCGGGACACCGGCGACGCCGTCCTCCAGCGCATCGCCGACCTCCTGCAGCGCAACGTCTCCGACGACGACGTCGTCGTCCGCTACGGGGGCGACGAGTTCGTGGTGCTGGTGCCCGCGACGCGCGAGGCCACCGCGACGGCGGAACGGTTGCTCGAGGTCGTCCGCAAGGAACCCTGGCTGGAGATCTCCCTCGGCCTGCGCGTCACCGCCTCCGTCGGGCTCGCCGGGCCCGCCTCGGCCGCCGAGGCGCTCGCCGCGGCCGACGCGGCGCGCGAGGCGGCCAAGCGCGCCGGGCGCGACCGCCTCGTCGTGGCCTGAGGCGCCGCGCCCGCACCGCCGCGTCCGCCGTCCGTGTCCGACCCGCCGCCTACAGTGGCCCGGTGTCGGGGACGGGATCGCGGGGAACGCGGGGATCGAGCATCGGCGGGGCGAAGAGCTACCGCGACGAGGCCGTGGTCCTGCGCACCGCCAAGCTCGGCGAGGCCGACCGCATCGTCTCCCTGCTGACCCGCCACCACGGCCGCGTCCGCGCCGTGGCCAAGGGGGTGCGGCGCACCTCCTCGCGCTTCGGCGCCCGCCTGGAGCCCTTCACCTGCGTCGACGTGCAGCTGCACCGCGGGCGCTCCCTGGACACCGTCACCCAGGCCGACGTCCTCGCCCCCTACGGGCAGGTGCTGGTCGCCGACTACGGCCTCTACACCGTCGGGCACGCGCTGCTGGAGACCGCCGAGCGCTTCACCGAGGTCGAGCGCGAGACCGCCACCCAGCAGTACCTGCTGCTCGTGGGGGCGCTGCGGAGCCTCTCGCGCCGCGAGCACGACGCCTCCCTCGTCCTCGACGCCTACCTGCTGCGCTCGCTGGCGGTGGCGGGGTACGCGGCCAGCTTCGGGGACTGCGCCCGCTGCGGGGAGGCCGGCCCGCACGCCGCGTTCAACGTCTCCGCCGGCGGGGCCGTCTGCCCCTCCTGCCGGCCCCCCGGTTCCGCCGCCCCGGACCCGGCGACCCTGGAGCTGCTCGCCGCCCTGCTCAGCGGGGAGTGGGCCCTCGCCGACGCCGTCGAGGACCGCTGCCGCCGCGAGGGCAGCGGCCTCGTCGCTGCGTTCCTGCAGTGGCACCTCGAGCACGGCATCCGCTCCCTGCGCCACGTCGAGCGCGAACCGCACGAGCCGCCGGTGCCGCTGGCCCGGTGAACGGCCCCCGGGGTCAGGCCTCCTGAGGCTGCCGGGCCAGCCGCCAGTCCCCGCCGGAGCCCTCGAGCAGGACGGCGGTCGCGTTCGCCAGCCGCGGCAGCTCCACCCCGGTGAGGCCGTCGACGGTGGCGCGGATGAACGTGCCGTGGGCGACGACGAGGAGGGGGAGGTCCCCGTGCTCGGCGCGCAGGCGGCGCACCGCGCCCGCCCCGCGCGCGACGAGGTCCGCCCACGGCTCCTGGCCGGGGCGCTCGCCGGTGGGGAAGCGGACGCCGAGCTCCTCGCGGTCCCCGCCCTCGGCCACGCCGAAGTCGCGCTCGACCAGGTCCTCCTCGGCCGGCAGCAGGTCCAGGCCCAGGTGGGCGGCCACGATCCGCGCGGTCTCCCGCGCCCGCGACAGCGGCGAGGACGTGATCGCGGCCCAGCCCTGCCCGGCGAACGTCCCGGCCAGGGCCAGCGCCTGCGCGCGGCCGGTGTCGTTGAGGGGGATGTCGGTGCGTCCCTGCAGCCGGCCGTCGCGGTTCCAGTCGGTCTCGCCGTGGCGGACCAGAGCGGTCCTGGGGGAGGGTGTGAGGGGATGCACCGCCCCATGGTCCCACCTGGCACCCTGGGGCCGTGCCAGGTCCAGCCCGCCGTCCCGCCCGCCGCACCGCCGCACCGCGCGCGGTGGTGGCCCCGCCCCCGCACCCCTCCGGCGCCCGGCCCCCGCAGCTGCCGGCCGAGCTCGTGCCCCGGCACGTGGCGATCGTCATGGACGGCAACGGCCGGTGGGCCAACCAGCGCGGTCTGCCGCGCGTGGAGGGGCACAAGAGGGGCGAGGCGTCGCTGCTCGACGTCGTCGCCGGGGCCATCGAGGTCGGCGTCACCCACGTCTCGGCGTGGGCGTTCTCCACGGAGAACTGGAAGCGCAGCCCCGACGAGGTCCGCTTCCTCATGGGGTTCAACCGCGACGTGATCCGCCGCCGGCGCGACGAGATGAACTCCTGGGGGGTCCGCGTCCGCTGGGCCGGGCGGCGTCCCCGGTTGTGGCGCAGCGTCATCGACGAGCTCGAGGCGGCCGAGGAGCTGACGAAGGACAACACCGTCTGCACGTTGACGATGTGCGTGAACTACGGCGGGCGGGCCGAGCTCGCCGACGCCGCCCGCGCCATCGCCCTCGACGTCGCCGCCGGCACGCTGAACCCGGCCCGGGTCGACGAGCGGACCGTGGCGCGCTACCTCGACGAACCCGACATGCCCGACGTGGACCTGTTCTGGCGCTCCTCCGGCGAGCAGCGGACCTCCGGCTTCCTGCCCTGGCAGGCCGCCTACGCCGAGATGGTGTTCTCGGACACGCTGTGGCCCGACGTGGACCGGCGCACGCTGTGGGCCGCGATCGAGACCTACGCCGAACGCGACCGCCGCTACGGCGGGGCCGCGGACAAGCCCACCGCCTGACCGGGCACGTCGGCCCCGCGGGTCCCGGACGGGACCCGCGGGGCCGACGCACCGCGGGGGATCAGCCGGTGTTGCGCATCCCGGCGGCGATGCCGTTGATGGTCAGCAGCAGCGCCCGGCGCAGCGCCGGGTCCACCGCGTCGCCGCTGGCGCGGGCCCGGCCCAGCAGCGAGACCTGCAGCGCGTGCAGGGGAGCCAGGTAGGCGTCGCGCAGTTCCAGGGTGCGGCGCAGGACCGGCGCGGACTGCAGGAGCTCGTCCTGCTCGGTGAGCAGCAGGACCTCCTCCAGCGTCCGGGCGTGCTCGGCGCGGATCACGTCGAAGGCCCCGCGCTGGTCGGGGGCGACGAGCTCCTCGACGTAGTGCGCGGCGATGCCGAGGTCGGTCTTGGCCAGCGTCATCTGGACGTTGGAGACGAAGCTGCGGAAGAAGCTCCAGCCCGCGAACATCGCCCGCAGGTCCTCGCCGCGGCCGGCCTCGCGCGCGGCCCGCAGACCCGAGCCGACCCCGAACCAGCCGGGGACGTTGATCCGGCTCTGGGTCCAGCCGAACACCCACGGGATGGCCCGCAGGTCCTCCAGCCCGCCCGTGCCGCCGGGGCGGCGGGAGGGGCGGGACCCGATGTTGAGGTTCCCGAGCTCCTCGACCGGTGTGGCGGCCAGGAAGAAGGGCACCAGGCCCGGGTCGCCGACGAGCGCGCGGTAGGCCTCCTGGCCCTTGGCCGCGACCAGGCCCATCGTGGTGTCCCAGCCGTCGAGCACCTCGCCCGGCTGCAGCGACGTGCGGTGCAGCGTGGAGGCCTCCAGGGCCGCGGACAGCGCGACCTCGAGGTTGTGCCGGGCCAGCCGGGGCTGGACGTACTTGTCGGAGATGACCTCGCCCTGCTCGGTGACCTTGATCGGCCCGTCGAGGGTCCCGTAGGGCTGGGCCAGGATGGCCTCGCCGGTCGGGCCGCCGCCGCGCCCGACGGAGCCGCCGCGGCCGTGGAAGAGGCGCAGCGTCACCCCGTGCCGGGCGGCGACGTCGCGCAGCGCGCGCTGGGCGCGGTGGATCTGCCAGCGCGAGGCCGCGATCCCGGCGTCCTTGGAGGAGTCGGAGTAGCCGAGCATGATCTCCTGCACGTCCCCGCGGGCCGCCACGACGCGGCGGTAGGAGGGGTCGGAGAGCAGGCCCTCGAGCAGCTCCTCGGCCGCCTCGAGCTCGGTGACCGTCTCGAACAGCGGCGCGAACCCGATGCGCGCCACGTCGTTCGCACCCGGGGTCTCGGCGAGGTCGACCAGGCCGACCTCGCGGGCCAGGACGACCACGGCGAACAGGTCGTCGATGCCCTGGGTCATGGAGACGATGTAGGTCTCGATGGTCTCCTCGCCGAAGCGGTCCAGGGCGGTGCGGATGGTGGTGAACAGCTGCACGACCTGCGCGGGCGTCCCGGTGAGGGTGCGCACCGCGGCGCCGATGAGCGGGCGGTGCCCCGTCATCTCCTTGGACAGCAGCTTGGTGCGGGCGCTGCGGTCGAGGGCGGCGTAGGGGGTGATGAGCTCCCCGAGGCGGTCGTAGATCGCGGCTAGGGCCTCGTGGTGCCGGCCCGCGTGCTCGCGCACGTCCAGGGTCGCCAGCCCGAAGCCGACGGCCCGCACGACCCGCAGGGCGCGGGCCACGGCCCCGTCGGCGACCATCTGGCCGTCGTTGCGCCGCAGCGAGTCCTGGATGAGCAGGAGGTCGGCGGTGAACTCGCCGACCCCGGCGTAGTCGCGGCCCGGGACGTGCTCGGCCCCGGTGTGCAGCCGGGTGCGGGTGCCCTCCAGGCGGGCCAGGACGTAGGACAGCTTGAAGCGGTAGGGCTCCTCGCCGTTGAGGTGGACGCGGGCGGCGTGCACCTCCGGCAGGGCCTCCGCGTCGGCGGCCAGGGAGGCCAGCAGCTCCGGGGAGAACCCCACGACCTGGGTGGAGGCGGCCAGCTCGGTCAGCAGGTCGCGGGTCACCGCGGTCAGCACGTCCAGCGCCGCGTCGTGCTGCAGGCCCAGGACCTCCATCGTCACCTCGGGGGTGACGTTGGGGTTGCCGTCGCGGTCGCCGCCGACCCAGCTGCCGAAGCGCAGCGGCTGCGCGTCGACGGGCAGGTCGAGGCCGAGCTCGTCGAGGCCGACGGCGA includes:
- the recO gene encoding DNA repair protein RecO, encoding MSGTGSRGTRGSSIGGAKSYRDEAVVLRTAKLGEADRIVSLLTRHHGRVRAVAKGVRRTSSRFGARLEPFTCVDVQLHRGRSLDTVTQADVLAPYGQVLVADYGLYTVGHALLETAERFTEVERETATQQYLLLVGALRSLSRREHDASLVLDAYLLRSLAVAGYAASFGDCARCGEAGPHAAFNVSAGGAVCPSCRPPGSAAPDPATLELLAALLSGEWALADAVEDRCRREGSGLVAAFLQWHLEHGIRSLRHVEREPHEPPVPLAR
- a CDS encoding isoprenyl transferase is translated as MVAPPPHPSGARPPQLPAELVPRHVAIVMDGNGRWANQRGLPRVEGHKRGEASLLDVVAGAIEVGVTHVSAWAFSTENWKRSPDEVRFLMGFNRDVIRRRRDEMNSWGVRVRWAGRRPRLWRSVIDELEAAEELTKDNTVCTLTMCVNYGGRAELADAARAIALDVAAGTLNPARVDERTVARYLDEPDMPDVDLFWRSSGEQRTSGFLPWQAAYAEMVFSDTLWPDVDRRTLWAAIETYAERDRRYGGAADKPTA
- a CDS encoding histidine phosphatase family protein, producing the protein MHPLTPSPRTALVRHGETDWNRDGRLQGRTDIPLNDTGRAQALALAGTFAGQGWAAITSSPLSRARETARIVAAHLGLDLLPAEEDLVERDFGVAEGGDREELGVRFPTGERPGQEPWADLVARGAGAVRRLRAEHGDLPLLVVAHGTFIRATVDGLTGVELPRLANATAVLLEGSGGDWRLARQPQEA
- a CDS encoding GGDEF domain-containing protein, which codes for MIEGRGRAEGTMGSELDVVSPFGPLDALAETAHRLYLDGYGERAIQACREGLHLCELAGDERTARYLQFVCGVALHQLGRAAEASEEAGHLLRRLGTGAEPVWRAKALALLAESRVDLGMTALAMDHLAEGQLIVTGQPIRTYDHLSATMSVALALNALALFEPADELMVQMLALTFPPARVRLNVAQEAAVLQVSWGAMLEVAGRGADAWPHYATALSRAALMRALALEVDYPEMHARAEAIEAFVLMRTGDTALAEGRLRPAMAAFRLREELAETQIARIALAMASSDAGHRTEAADLLAAVQRVSSSTQLDVWGLTALAVRARNAVQHDGRNEAADALELLAQISLSRLWEDRESRFEALQDRIQQREMAEQHERIGRAALVDPMTGLGNRRRLQQVLERPDQRFSAVLLDVDRFRAVNEEHGRDTGDAVLQRIADLLQRNVSDDDVVVRYGGDEFVVLVPATREATATAERLLEVVRKEPWLEISLGLRVTASVGLAGPASAAEALAAADAAREAAKRAGRDRLVVA
- the ppc gene encoding phosphoenolpyruvate carboxylase, which produces MSTSTSTSGGTGGSTGGTRAAVPEQPRASQDVLTVDGVSSDEGHAALRASVRRLGELLGASLTRHEGAELLDLVERVRALAREADDGAELARLLSGVDDRTAIVLARAFTAYFQLANASEQLHRGLELSKQPGGGLSATLGRVREALESGDLDRDTAQQILGRLQLRPVFTAHPTESSRRSILDLLLRITGIVEASEDPAQRATDAERGQRRLAELVDLLWQTDELRVLRPRPADEARSALHYLRNLTSTVLPDLLEDLAVGLDELGLDLPVDAQPLRFGSWVGGDRDGNPNVTPEVTMEVLGLQHDAALDVLTAVTRDLLTELAASTQVVGFSPELLASLAADAEALPEVHAARVHLNGEEPYRFKLSYVLARLEGTRTRLHTGAEHVPGRDYAGVGEFTADLLLIQDSLRRNDGQMVADGAVARALRVVRAVGFGLATLDVREHAGRHHEALAAIYDRLGELITPYAALDRSARTKLLSKEMTGHRPLIGAAVRTLTGTPAQVVQLFTTIRTALDRFGEETIETYIVSMTQGIDDLFAVVVLAREVGLVDLAETPGANDVARIGFAPLFETVTELEAAEELLEGLLSDPSYRRVVAARGDVQEIMLGYSDSSKDAGIAASRWQIHRAQRALRDVAARHGVTLRLFHGRGGSVGRGGGPTGEAILAQPYGTLDGPIKVTEQGEVISDKYVQPRLARHNLEVALSAALEASTLHRTSLQPGEVLDGWDTTMGLVAAKGQEAYRALVGDPGLVPFFLAATPVEELGNLNIGSRPSRRPGGTGGLEDLRAIPWVFGWTQSRINVPGWFGVGSGLRAAREAGRGEDLRAMFAGWSFFRSFVSNVQMTLAKTDLGIAAHYVEELVAPDQRGAFDVIRAEHARTLEEVLLLTEQDELLQSAPVLRRTLELRDAYLAPLHALQVSLLGRARASGDAVDPALRRALLLTINGIAAGMRNTG